A segment of the Ipomoea triloba cultivar NCNSP0323 chromosome 1, ASM357664v1 genome:
cGGGTCGGTTCCTGATTAAAAGAAACAATTGGGAGGGACAGTGGTTAGGGTTTCAGATACAGACAAAGAACCACATACAGCAATTTGTCATACTGTTTATAGGCTAAATTTACCATGCCTTTTTCTTGCCCTACAAATGACTAGAACTGCTCCCTTTTAGTGCTGCCCAAGTCCCACTAACTGACACTTTAGATGTAAGATAAGAGAAAAGAGGAAGATACCTTCATGGTCCACTTTGAACTGCAACATATAACTTCTAAGGCCCCCTCTCTCATTGTTTGAAAGAGCTACAATTTAGTCTAGGAGAGACCTAGGACAGTCCAGCTTGTGTGTTGCCTACAGGGCTAGGCCGGTTTGTAGTTCATTGTTCCGTTTCTTTTGAACGCTAAAAGACAAGAACCCTAGCTAGAAATAAAATTCCGTGTTTCAATTATGGTCCTAGTCTTTGGCTTCAGGGATATGAGAAAGCTGTGTAGTTGGTGGATATATGTTGTACCATTTGGTTTTCCTTTTCTGCCAAATGCCAATTCTTGTCATGCAGCACACTGATAGTGCGTGCGGTAGTACCACTGATACGGTGGCAAGTTCGACATGACTGTTACTCAACGTCGTCCACACGGTCGAGGCATTGTTATCAGTAAGCTGATAGAGATGACATTGTTGCTTGCAATGATGCAGGTTTTGATGAAATGATATTCTTGTAGCTAGAAAAAGAGGGTTCATCCTCATTACAGCATGACATTTTTGCAGCGATAAAGCCATGCCCAGGTGCGAAGTATTCAATTCAATCACTGCATTGCCAGTAGGTTTAGGTCAATAATCTTATCATGTAGGTTAGCTCAATAATTTCAACAATGCACTACACATCTCTCCCGGCCCTCTTtttccttaataaaataatttgtgtTTGTAGGCTTTCGCCGTGGACGAGGCTGGCTTTCGGCAACAAGAGTTCTACGacattttttccttctttttggCAGGAGAGAATTGTCCCAACACTTGTTATGGTAAAGTATAGTACTACTACCTGTCCACATCAACTTTCATTCATCACttctcagtttttttttttttggaaaaatactTCTATGCACTGCCCTACTTTCTGCATTATTCTACTGTACTATATCATCTCGTGTTGCATTCATttcagtatttatttatttattttattggcaATTTGGCATTCTCCCACCCTTGGTATGAGAAGGATAATGCAATGTGATTGCTTGTCCTCGTTTTTTTTAGTGATGAGGAAACCCGCAGTCACTATCTGAGAGTGTATACTAAGAAACTCTCCCTTGTGATGTGACTTTATCtagcaaaggatcacaaggaggtaaagtagtttaggttgtccatagttgaccggttcaaactaaaaatactAATAGGTTGTTCCTAGTGGGAGTTGAACTTATAttcttgtgattatcaaatGAATAGTCCGTGACCAATTTGGCTAAATTTGTCCCATGCTTGTTTGTCCTCTTGTTAACATGAGAATGCCTCCAACATTACTTCGGTTACAAAATAATTCAACCATGTCAGATATCAGATAGGGCACGTCAATATCAATAATGTAATTCGTCTCACTAATCACTTTTCGTGTTACttaatagttaaataaatatacaatatacaatataattttggGGATAAATGTACAGTGAcataagatattgtaaaaaatttcaaaagcaAACGTAAAGGGAGCTTGAAACGAAAATGGCAATAAGAACAAGTGATTAGTGCGATTTTGGTTATGTGTCTTCCACAAGTgtcttaattaatataatatgaatttgtTGCATGAGTTGTGGCATTAAAGATTCTCCATCAATCCTTCTCTCCcctttttatgttattttttgttaatttcatGGCTAGCTCTTAGCCCAacaatttttattcaattcaCACCAATGGGGATTGGCGGTGgccttttctttaattttcaatccttttatttttatttgtttggtgATAGGGAAACTTACTGTCAGTATCTGATGGTGTATACTGAGTAAAATTTTTCTTATGTGTAATAACTTACaaaacgtaaaaaaaaaataattgtactaAGAAGACTATGTTTGATGAGTttgactaaaaaaatattaacaagaaTCAAATCGTAATcttctaatataataatcatgTTCTACTCAATCATTCAAGACCCAACCAATTTTTCATTACTCCTATTTCCACGTGTCACCTAGGATGCTGCCATTGGTGCATTAAGATTAACATGTGTAACAAAGCTAATCAGTATTTGGAGATGCTTAACACGTGGAGCGTACATTTTTGAAGCACTAGACGAATAAAGAATCCAGAAATTCTGCTGTGGTGATACGTGGCGTGAAACTATTGGAGTTCGAGATCAAAATTACAGCAAGGCAACTTCGGTTCTTGATAGATACATCCCATAATGAATCAGTTTTGGAGCTGagattgctttttttttttttttggagtagcCCACAATCTTTATACGTGCACCTAGTGTGTCGATTTTTGATTTATTGCGATGATTTCGAATCATGTTACATATTTATCTAAGattatcttttaatttacttaaaagaaaagaaaagaagaaatgacATAAATTTCGAAAATGGCACTCAcccatataatatatttaaagagtAGGTGTTTGACATCCCTAAGAGGGATTTCGAAGTAGAGAAAGTACAAATTTTGGATTTTAATATGAGATGTCATTCGATCTATGCATATGTTAGCATTTCAATGAATCTAACAGTGGACGACTTTAGGTAACGTTTTTCATAATTaagggactaaattgaacaaaaaattaattaggagaCTTTTACATAGAAATtacaatagtcaagggaccctAGCTGGTATAATCTCAATAATTAATACATAAGTAACACTCATATATAAAGACttttactttttaaagtcgTCTCCATAAATCCAATATTCAATCTAAATATGACGTTAAGAAATAAATGTTGATATTTATCCTATAcaaattgatttaaaagttatatatatgttgaagtGACAGTAAAACAGTGTGAAGCCacaattatttcatttaaattGTTAATACTGAGTTTATCCATAGTCATGATAAGGGAGAGAGGAATTCTATGCCATCACAACTCCACGGTTAaagttttctttaattatttttaagataatAGAGTTGCCAATTGAGGCACTAGTATACAAGTACTTGaagaattattgaaaaaaaaaggtaaaaataacattttaagtggctattttgttaTACAAATACTAATGAGGTCTACTTTCAATTTGAGTTGGACCAAAGAAGATTCGAGTTCTCCTAAGTGAGACGAAAAAGTTGATATTTTGTACGTTCAAAATGAATAATAGGTAAATGAGAAATTGAAAACGGAAAGTGAgtttgcactagtatatataaaatttcttttaaatcTTTGGGTCATTAGGAGGGGAGAACCCCGAAAGAGACTACTGATTCCTCACTACATTAGTAAATCAAGGGTCCCAACATTGTGTTCTATAATAAAGTTTAAAGGAAAGTCTGAGTGCCACACAAACTAGGGGCGGTGGGTATAAGAAGTGCATAGGATTGTATATGGCAATATGGCAATCCCATGGGAACCTTTATTATAGAACACAAATTTGGGAAACCTTGTATAGGAAGTGCATATGATTGTATATGGCAATCTCGTGCCCCGCGTGTGGCACTCAGATTTTCCTTTAAACTTTATTATAGAACACAATTTTGAAAAACCTTGATTTACTAATGTAGTGATCGAGGAAATGCATAGGATTGTATATGGCAatcccctccccctccccctacCCCTCCCCCCAGGAAATATACAAGACATTTCTTTATGTATAAATAGTAATAGTCTTATTACAGATCATAATTATTGTAATATTCCTTAAGTCTTCGTCACATATATACAACTTCTATTCTAACTCACTATTTCGATCTGTTTCATATATAACCTCTTGATTGTCATTGTTATTGGATTTTCGCGCCAAACCTAGCTTAACACACAATCTTAAGTACTCCTAGTTTAGGATCCAACAAAATCTAATACAATATGACATATGAAGTGTAAACTATTTATTAAAGAGTTAAAATAAAGAGTGATTTTAGAAAGGAGTGGAATGAATGTGGGTGATTGAAATCTAGTGTAAGTGATGCAAAGAGGGCAGATCAGAGGGATGTGAAGTGCGGGCGGGcggcgaatgagataatgctgGGGAAGGAGGGTGAAATCTGCACAACAAAGTCCTTGCTGTACCACATATTCCAGACAACTCCTTCCCACAAGTAATTTATTGTTATGGGACTAATACTATGTTGTCTTCATAATGAAACTTTGCTTTCATCTCTCATTATTCAGATAAGGTCCCTCTCCCTTCCTCCCACTGCCCTGCACTGCTTCAACCACTACCTTACCTATCTCCTCACCAGACCAACATtccatacacatatacatacacacacatatataaatttccATTCACGTGAGAACAAGTCTTTAGGTGTTAACGTGTGATCTATTTGTGGCTGTTCATTTTGTAAGAGagagagcaaataccaattttagtcccacgagtattagcaaaatgacagttttgattcatgtttaattcctaccaattttcatccacgactattattttagtaccaattttcacccacgattattgttttagtgtcaaaattcatcacgTCGGTCACCTCTCCGTTTAAGACATGCCGAAATCCCTTTATTCGTGCTTAAATTTGGATCTTAAATGAAaaggacaaaaatacccttaataatttcatattttggcATGACTTAAACGGAGATGTGACGAGCatgatgaattttgacactaaaacaatagtcatggacgAAAATTTGCACTTGCTCATATTATCATTTCGATGTTGACCTAATTATACCTAATTAGTTATTCCACTATGCATTTTCATAGcttaatcaattaattcatcATGTGTCCTCAACCCAATAATGTGGCATACACTTATTAAACATGTCTGGTCTAGAGTGTTGTTTGACCATGTACCAAAacggaataataataatgattacaaataacaaaaaaaaaaacctaattagTTATTCCACTAAACATTACCATAACTTAATTAACAATTCACTTGTCCTCAACCCAATTTGGCATATACTGATTAAACATATCTAGTCTAGCCTCTAGAGTGTTGTTTGACCACATAgtcaacaaatttaaaataacagatttttttatttttattttttaggaaaTACGAATAAGACTTGTTATTCGAGTAAACATTATCATAGCTTAGTTAACTAATTCATATGTCCTAGATCCGATATTATGGCATgtactattatatattttacggacttaaaataattaattcacaAAACATTATCAttgcttaattaaataattcatgaTCTGGAGTTGTTTTATTATGtacgatttttttatttataaaaaatacgAAAAAGACCTAATTAGTTATTCCATCAAACATTATCATAGcttaatcaattaattcataTATCCTCAATCCAATGTGCCATGTAATACTTAAACATATCTAGTTTAGAGTGTTGTTTGACCACAAAgtggacaaattaaaaataatagatcttttttttaatagaaaatacGAAAAAGGCCTACTTAGTTATTTCACTAAACATCGTCATACCTTAATAAACTAATTCATGTGTCCTTCATTCAATGTATGTGGCATGTAGTATTATGTACTCTAACTAATTCACTAAACATTATCATAgcttaattaactaattaatggTCTAGAGTTGTTTTTATCAGGTACTATAAGAAGTTAAAATGACGacttttttaatatgaaaaagacCTAATTAATTATTCCACCAAACATTATCATAActtaatcaattaattcatgTATCCTCAACCCAAGGTGGCATGCACTACTTAAACATATCTAGTTTAGAGTATTGTTTGACCACAAAgtggacaaattaaaaataatgaatctttttttttaataaaaaaaaaacgaaaaagacCTACTTAGTTATTCCACGCACTAAACATCGTCATAGCTTAATAAACTAATTCATGTGTCCTTCATCCAATGTGGCATGTAGTATTATGTACTCTAACCAATTCACTAAATATTATCATAGCTTAATTAACTAATTCATGGTCTAGACTCTAGAGTTGTTTTTATTATGTACTATACAAACTTAAAAtaacgatttttttttaaatactaaaaagACCTAATTAGTTATTCAACCAAACATGATCATAActtaatcaattaattcatgTATCCTCAACCCAATGTGGCATGCACTACTTAAACATATCTAGTTTAGAGTGTTATTTTGCAATGTATGTACGAACGAAAAATAACGAATattttcaactaaaaaaaaaaacgaacatGACCTAATTACATCTAATTAGTTATTCGACTAATAATTATCATAGcttaatcaattaattcatgtgtCCTCAATTGGCATATACTACTTAAACATATCTAATTTAGAGTGTTACTTTATACCGTACTTTATGAACTAAAAATAACAAATCttatcaaaaaaaatacaaaaagagacctaattaattattccactaaatattattataaattatctAATTAATTCATGTGTACTCAACCCAATGTGGCATATACTAATTAAACATATCTAGTCTAAAGTGATTTTTACTATATGTACATggaacaaactaaaaataatgaacttttttcATAGTTTCATAAATTAATTCATGTATCTTCATCACATTCAATGCGGCAATGAAAAcatgaataaaaaaatgttCAGATGATGAAAGGTGTGTGTTAGATCTCTTGTACGAGCATGCACGCATGAAAATTAGGGTCTAATCGGTAAATTAATTGTGCGACTTGCGACTTACTTTATAGTGACTTTAGAGTCGGATCCTCTGATCTTAGAATTAATCTGACGAAACTGAAATCAccactaaagaaaaaaaaaatctttttaaaaatacgAAAAAGATTAAGATTACGATTTCATTTAGCGTACGaagtgggtgggtgggtgggggggTGTGTGGAGCAGTGGAACTGCAAATGCAGAAGCACAGTGCTAAAATTTGTCACGAGAGAAGGAGACAGGCAATAATAGCTGGATTTTGTATGTTCAGTTACAACCCTTGGCCCCTCCAACACTTCCCCCCTCTCTGTTTTCCTTACACTCAACATATATCTATAATGTATGGATTTAATTTGCATCAATATAATGATGCACCCTTGACACTATTGGGTCGCTAATAAGTATGCTGATTGGATCAGTATCCACATCATAACAAAGTAATAAATTATGCCATCCACATGCTTTACTAGTAGCCATATGGTGAAAGGTTCGAATCCTATTATTGATTTTATGACTTTCAAGTAACCAATAGCTTAGTTATAAGAATGCAATTTATAGAAAATTTGGATACATTTTACACACCTGGAAAGtgatatttatacaaaaagacTTTGGTGTTTGAGAGGGAAACTAACTCCTTAGGTTCCTTGCTCCGCTATAGAGGAAACGTTTTACTATGGGAATAGGTAAGTAGAATTACATTAGGTGACGAATTCCTATTAAATTACATATTTCCACAGACATTCGAACTATTGGTTGCTAATTCCCGCTCTCTCGAAGGCCATCCACGTTGTACTACAACTGAGGGCCAGCCGATCGGCTAAGCCTTAGTGTGCCCCATCCATAACCTATCAAGGACCAAAAACAATATGTATGGATTTGACCTTGTTGCGAATATTAGCATACAAGCATTTGGGGACTATAGATCTCAATTTACTTATTTACCTCCTTTACTTTTACCTACCTTCTCTATCCGTTTAAAGTTGTAAGTGACTACTTATAAGAAAGATGTTGGGTTGCCCTCACGGGTAGCCTAATTGATTCTCTGTAGTACATTGTACTAAATAACATatgattgttttcaaaaaaaaaaaacatatgatcAAATCTTTACAGTTTGTGGAGCTATGGGGCTGAAAGATTTTCCCTTTTTTGCACGAGGTTGCGTTGGAAAGCAGCATAAATATGTAGGAATTGAAGAACAAAATATGCAAGTTAAAGCCGAAAAAGAAGACTAAAATATGCTATAAAAAATGGCAAGAATGGGCGGTTTGAGGAGATGGTGCAGCGCATTATGCCAATCTTTTCCATTTATGGCAATCAAAGTCACCGGTCTGAAATGGAATACGGCAGCAACAAAGTTATTAATTAGTAACAGAGTTCACACATTCCTTCTCTCACAACCatactttaaagtttaaaataaattaaaccaaaaccCTACCTCTACCGATGCAAATTGACTATAATGATCAAGAATTTCAAGTTGCCCTCGTGGCCCGGGTCAGCCAACTCAAAATCAGTTAATCATTTTGCTTTGCCAGCATCTCTACTATGTAGCAAAGTTAAATTGACTATAAAAACTCTCGAGATTACGTATAATCctttataattatcaagaatcaaacataaaataatattctaTAACGTTACTAGTAAAAAAGGTCGAGAATCAAACGGGCAAACACACAAAGTTATTAGAAAAAATGTCCCATCAACAACACAAGAGCatattattaatactttatttattattatacaaaggtatatatatagagcaTGTGGGGAAGATGAGTGAGGCTACAGTAAAAATGAGGGATACGATGACGTGATAATGATGGAGTGGTAAAAATCCAAAAGAAGTAGTAGTCCGTATATGTGTTTGGAAAATTCACATCAACCCATCATCATGCATATATCTGGCTGGCTACCTTAATTAGGGTGGGGAAAAATTGATCTGAtctgatatgatatgatatgatggagctaggtaaatatatatatatatataaatctaatggttaatttacaataataatgaGAGGATCCGTTTCAAGCGTATCATCATCTTTGCTGCATAAGCCGTCTTCAAGATTTGGTTTTAGTGAAGGCGGTGGCGATAATGGCGGCGacggggaagaagaagaaggagaaggaggGGATTTTGTGAGTTCTTTGGCTCGGTCGGCTTGGAGAGTCCAGTCGGTTCTGCAAAGCACGCAGAGCATGAGGATGGCGCAGGTGGCTTGAGCGGCGAGCAAGCCGAGCCAGAGGCCGGCGAAGCCCATTTTGAGAGCGAAGCCGAGGAGGATAGAGACCGGCATTCCGACGAGGTAGAATGAGCCGAGGTTTATGTTGGCGCCGATCGTGGGCCGCGCGCTGCCTCTCAGGACCCCACACCCCGTGGTTTGCGGGCAGTTTCCGAGCTCGCACACCCCGGCTATGGGCAATGCGATGGCCGTGAGTTCAAGAATCTCCTCGTCGGCGGTGAAGAACCTCCCCCATTTGTGCCGCATCAAGGTCGCGAATAGCATCGCCGCCACGCCCAGCCCGGCGGCGCAGAATAGCGAAACAATCATCGAAATCCGCGCGCGGGCCGGCCGGCCCGCGCCGAGTTCGTTCCCGACCCTAGTCGACACTCCCAGGCTCAAAGAAGACGGGAAAACATAAACTAGAGAAGTAGTTTGAATCAAAATCCCCATAGAAGCAATCGTAGCTTTAGGATTCCCAAGAATCCCACACAATAGTATCATGAACTCATACCACCACCACTCCAAACACACGGAAATGCAAGTGGGAATCGCCAAGGCCAAGAGCGAAGACCAGCCACGTAGGCAGTCGGAGCTGGGGCCCACCCAAGAATCCTTATAAACGCCGGAGAAGTACACGAAGGAGCAGAGGAGGAGAAAAAGGTTGAGATTAGTCAACACCATAGCTACAGCCACCCCGGCCACTCCCAGATCGAAATACTTAACCAAAACAAAGTTAAGCGGGACGTGAAGGAGAACGGAAATGGCCGAGCAGTAGGTCAGCGGCAGCGTAATGCCTTGCGTCCTCAGATACACCCTGAGAGGATGGAGCAAAGACAGGAAAAACAGGTCAGGAATGGCGAAAACGATGAAAGTATGCGCCATTGACGCGATTTCCTCGTCCTGCCCGCACCATAAAAGAATATTCTTCATGTTCATCCACGAGAAGGAGATGGGGATGGACGTGGATAAGAGGAGGAGCACCGTTCTCTGTAAGGTCAGCCCGAGAAGCTTCATCTGTTTCCCGCCGTAAGCCTGGCCGCAAATGGGCTCCATCCCCATAGCCAGCCCGGCGATGACAGAGTATCCGGTGATATTCGCGAACCCTATAGCGAGGGACCCGCCGGCCAGCTCGAGTTCTCCGAGGTATCCCAGGAAAAGCATGGAGATCATAGCTCTGGAATACATTAACAGCCCTGTCATGGCTGTCGGCCCGGAAATCTTCCCTATGGCTTTTATCTCCTCCATAGCCTGAATAATGTTACGTTCAACAACATGCAACAAAACCAtcagcaaattaaattaaatactttatatacatttttagtctttaaaagagatatattttattattacctCTTTAGGGGTTGGCCATCTATGAAGCTGTTcttgatcatcatcatcatcaaagtGGGGAGCCATGGGAGACTTATGGGAGGAGAAGAAATGGGTTTGGTTAGTAGAGACAAGTGAGGATGGGGAAGAGGACTTAGAGTTGCACATAGCTAGCTGGCTAGCtacctattattattatctatgcAAAATATCTctctatcttcttcttcttcttcacgaGATAATATTAGGGTTGTTTGGGGTTATTGTAAATGGTGGGAGTGAGGAGCTGATCTGAGGGTTGAGCAAAGAGAGGGATGTgttgtgcatatatatacatgcaagGACCGGAGCCCTTATGCCTTAATTCCGGACTAAAAGACGTGTCATTGTTTTAGGGCGCAAAGAAGCCATTGTATTACAAAGTGGGTACTAGTTCTTGGGATGGAGGTGTGGGGGCCAATCCTCCATTcctccacttttttttttttttttttatttgaaaaaaaaaattcttgtggGTCgaagttaaatttatattaagaGTTGGGTATGTAAATGTGAATAAAGTTTTGGTTGtttgttgttgatggaattgaCTAGTGTGTATAGAATGGACGTGTGGATTTCACCTTATGAAAAAGGGTGAAGGAGAGGGGCCCATTTTGGGAGGGCTAAGCTCATCTTATCTAAGCCCGCAGTAGTGAAGGGAATTGAAGGGAAGAGTTTGCAGAAGATGAGCTTgccaatattttttaatgaaaaatggaaaaaaggaaTGGTGGTCGGCAATTTGTCTTTCACCGCCCAGCACCAGCAGGTTGCAATCCGAGAAGCTTGGTTTTAGTGAGGAAATGGTAATGGCAAAACCCCATTGGCAATGGCATATTAAGTTTAATAAGTTGGGAGGATTATGCTGTTTTAGTTAAATCaaaccttttttttattttttcattttttggttGTTGTTGCTGAATGTGAGTGAAAGgataatcttttaaaaaaaaacgcagGCCACTTTATAGGTTTCAATTTCTCTCCCTTCTTTTAATATTCGTGCCTCGGAACAGGAAAGGAAACAAAGGAAGTGAGGCCAAGGGAATAACAAGATTATCTTTGTATGTTGCAAGTGGGAGGGAATGAAAATGGATTGACATGCAATACACCATACAAtacaaattctttttttatttgggAGGGGGTGAATTGAAGCAAGTGGTGGTGTGTGATATGACGGCCAAATGAACATGTTTTGTTCTTCTTGttgttcaaattttttattatacatatcCGGCAAGAGTAGAAATGAAACCACATCGTCGTCGAGGTCAATAATAGGGGGCATATATGATGATATGGGGTTGTGGTTTGTATGTGTTTGGTAGATGGGCAGTGGGGGTTTGGAAATGTTGGCATGTTCGAAGGCAAAACATGCATACGGATGATGTTGTTGTAACATTGCCCTCTTAACTCGCAACCCATGTGATGCCTCACAGTCCGGAGCATGACTTGTGTTGTCTGCAACCGATACCCAACAGCCAAGACACCGTTTGGGGTTTTGGATACTTGCCCTTTTTGAGGGTTACATGTTCCATCATTTTTTGTATATCCTGTTTGAGGTCCCGTCTCACCTTTTggcttcttctctctctctttcactCACTCTTTTAAGTCTTAACCCCTCCCCCACAATCTACATTCTTACACCATCCCACAGGTCTACAATACATCAACTCAGCACGCAGGATTGAATtcccactttttttttacaacCTGGTTTGTTTATGCCGTGTGTTTTTTAGGTGATTAAGGAAGGTTTCTTATGAATCTTGAATTCTTATTTTTGTGTGAAAGATGGAGAGTGATTGATGGGAAAAGGGTCGTAGGTGAACCGGAAAGGAACGTGTGAACTAACAAGAGGTGGGGTTTATGGAGTGGCCTAAACAGTCGATTACAAGATGTATACATTAGTAACAGATTATATCACTAGGGTGGATTCATTCCAAATTACCGAGTGGTTAGCTTTAAAGCTTATCCAAATTTGTAGTGGTAcgtgagagaga
Coding sequences within it:
- the LOC116022208 gene encoding protein DETOXIFICATION 48-like, producing the protein MCNSKSSSPSSLVSTNQTHFFSSHKSPMAPHFDDDDDQEQLHRWPTPKEAMEEIKAIGKISGPTAMTGLLMYSRAMISMLFLGYLGELELAGGSLAIGFANITGYSVIAGLAMGMEPICGQAYGGKQMKLLGLTLQRTVLLLLSTSIPISFSWMNMKNILLWCGQDEEIASMAHTFIVFAIPDLFFLSLLHPLRVYLRTQGITLPLTYCSAISVLLHVPLNFVLVKYFDLGVAGVAVAMVLTNLNLFLLLCSFVYFSGVYKDSWVGPSSDCLRGWSSLLALAIPTCISVCLEWWWYEFMILLCGILGNPKATIASMGILIQTTSLVYVFPSSLSLGVSTRVGNELGAGRPARARISMIVSLFCAAGLGVAAMLFATLMRHKWGRFFTADEEILELTAIALPIAGVCELGNCPQTTGCGVLRGSARPTIGANINLGSFYLVGMPVSILLGFALKMGFAGLWLGLLAAQATCAILMLCVLCRTDWTLQADRAKELTKSPPSPSSSSPSPPLSPPPSLKPNLEDGLCSKDDDTLETDPLIIIVN